The following are from one region of the Rhipicephalus microplus isolate Deutch F79 chromosome 1, USDA_Rmic, whole genome shotgun sequence genome:
- the LOC119159657 gene encoding homologous-pairing protein 2 homolog, giving the protein MSKSKEAAVEKAILDYIKAQNRPYSSNDIFNNLHKEHGKTAVVRALEQLAQDEKIKEKTYGKQKIYFANQDEFPDVAEAELSAMDQEIADLNTKKEELARQLQARESQLNALSHSLTTEQLAEKIETTSAERDRLRARLDKLASNTNFVEPQVKDRILKDNEKFVKEWRKRKRLATDIIDAILEGYPKGKKALLEETGVETDEDVNVTMPK; this is encoded by the coding sequence ATGAGCAAGTCCAAAGAAGCGGCGGTCGAAAAAGCGATTCTCGACTACATCAAGGCTCAAAACCGACCCTACAGCTCCAACGACATCTTCAACAACCTCCACAAGGAGCACGGAAAGACGGCCGTAGTGCGCGCGCTCGAGCAACTCGCCCAGGACGAAAAGATCAAAGAGAAGACCTACGGAAAGCAGAAGATATACTTCGCCAACCAGGATGAATTTCCCGACGTGGCCGAGGCCGAGCTGTCAGCCATGGACCAAGAGATCGCGGACCTTAACACCAAAAAGGAAGAACTTGCGCGACAGCTGCAGGCCCGAGAATCGCAGCTGAACGCGCTGAGCCACAGCTTGACGACGGAGCAACTCGCCGAAAAGATCGAGACCACTTCCGCGGAACGGGACAGGTTGAGAGCAAGACTCGATAAACTTGCCTCCAACACCAACTTCGTCGAGCCACAAGTTAAGGACCGCATTCTAAAGGACAACGAGAAGTTCGTCAAGGAATGGCGTAAGAGAAAGCGCTTGGCGACCGACATCATCGATGCCATTCTCGAAGGCTACCCGAAGGGGAAGAAAGCACTCCTTGAAGAAACTGGCGTCGAGACAGACGAGGATGTCAATGTGACCATGCCAAAGTAG